aatatgttttggtggaaaCATTCATGCTTAGCTAAGATAAGCAAAACATTAAATGATGACAACTTACCATACTCCAAGCTAAGTGTTAGCAGTTGTATTCCCATAGGGGAGACACCGCttgcattttcatttgatgGGTTGTAGcataccattttttttttatgatgttgTTTATGGAACTAGTGCCGAGTAAACACGATTCACCACACGAATGCCTACTTCtccaattatatatatattttaaatgtcagtGAGGTGAGGCGCTCACGTAAAGTTAACCGCCAAAACGTTACCGGTAAACAATAAGGGAATGCTAGGAGAGCGATCCTGACAGCTCAGGCTAAAGTAACGCTCTAACTATGGATGATACTGAGGCTCAAAATGGAATAATGCGTTAACGGCGACAAAACAAATAACGTCATTaagctttttttgtattaattgtgCTCGTTAAGtcgttaactttgacagcctaattagttattttgttgtatgtttaattaacaaaacggtgccttgcaaaagtagaTTCAGACCTCAGACCAACTCAACTGAATTAAAAGATTGAACCTTTACTCGGTTCGATATTTTATTTCCTAAAACCCAAAACAAGTTATTGTTGGTTTTATGTTATTGCAATTAAACCCCTGTACTGTGGAATTTCCTAGTTTACATGGCTGAAAGATATTGCTCAATCACTGACAATGGTCTTACCAGTGGCCAAAACTTGTGAACCATTAAATTTGCAGTCCAATcttcagaaaaataaaaaaattaaaaaaaatcaaaacccaGTGAAATTTGTGGTGCAAACCTAACACTGCACATGCCTGTATACACACCATCCCTACAGGGatatggtggtggtagtgtaacTGGTCCTACTCGTACTTGAGTCTCAGGATGGGAGTCAGGCGCTCTAGCAAGGAGGCTAAAATCCATGGGCTGTCGCTAAAGTGCCTCTTAAGATGTCGGGGAGTGGGGTTTTTACTCATTGCACAGCACTGGCCTCCGTTACAGGAGCATCATGCAGttgggatgcttctcatcagaGGGTCTGGGaatcttgttaaaattgaaAGACAAATGGATAATGAAAAATGCAGGGAAATACTGCAAGAGAAAATGCTTCACTCCGATAAAGAAGGATTCTTGGGAGGAAATTCTCAGTTCAGCAGGACAAGGTGAATGTCCTATAGTGACCCagtcctgatctcaatcccatGGAGACTCTGTGGCTCTGTTTGAAAATCTGGcaaaaatgggccaaaataatttccacacAGTGAGCAAAGCTGGTACAGACTTACCCCAAAACTTAAAGCTGTTATTGCGTTAAAATGTGGCTCTACCAAATAGGAATGTGTCAGGGTTGAATACTAATGCAATTTTTCCTAACATTAAATCGATGTCTGCTTGAGATAATTGATTTGGAGTTTCAGAATATAAAATATCCAAcagatgttttaaaatataattccgAACGACATTCAGTAACAATCGAGAATTAGGCACAAGTCTGAATACTTGCGAGGCCCTGTATATATGGGATacataaaacacaattttagTAGACGCTTTAGTCCAAAGCgatttactgtatattcatgCCTTTATATGTTCGACTACTAGTGGTCCCGGGAACGGACAAACTGACATTTGCAAACCTTTTGCTCAACCAAGTGAGCTCCAGAGAAATGCAATAAACCAAACTGAACCCTTTTCCATACATATAGGGAACTATGTTTGACTAGGGCCCATAGGGCTTTGATCAAAACACTCAAAATGTTTCATGTGTCATTTTGCAggtgctcttatccagagtgactaacAGTTAGTGGATTAATCTACATAGGACAACCTAATCGTCCATAAGGAATAGGATGCCATGAAGGACGGCTTCAGATCAACAACGTCTTTCTTTTTACTAATTTGTCCCAGTAAGTCACATTAACAAGGAGAGATTTTAGTAacaattagaaaatattttgacttttaatatacagtatatatttttgtgcAATGTAcaaagtttatatttttatattaaatgttacaaaaaatatatttaaaataattaaatagaaaacattCAATAAAGTAAAGGCTGGGGGTTTCTGCTGAAAGCCGATACATGAGAAGTTGAAGGTGTGAATAGGACTGTGAAGAACAGAGGGTTGGGGTAAACTTGGCCTTGGGGATGGGTTCAAGTGCCTGTCTGGCAGGTGTAGGAAATAGAACTTCTCCATTTGGTCAGTCAGGTAACACTCCAAAAACAGCCAGTTGAAGCTGGATCCTGCTGTAGCCAGAGCTCAAGTCTAGATATGTTTTCAAGCCAGTCCCAACAGACTGTACTCCTAAACTGGCCAGCACCTGGTTCGTCTGAATCAGCTGTTCAGTCACCAGCAGGCGTCCATGTCAACACCAAAACACTGCCATCAATGCAAATCATAAATCAACAAGAGCAAAGGAGTGCAAACCCAAGCTCCATTCACCCCCTACCTAGAATGGGTTAATCCACAGTATACAGTCAATGAGTCACAGCAGAGGTGCATGTCCATGGAACGAAACATTACGTCACCTCAACAAACGACAGAGTCACAGCAGAGGTGCATGTCCATGGAACGAAACATTACGTCACCTCAACAAACGACAGAGTCACAGCAGAGGTGCATGTCCATGGAACGAAACATTACGTCACCTCAACAACCGAGGCCCCATCACTGATGGGATATAAAAGGCTGTAACCTATAACATTActaacagccaatcacaacTTGTCTGTTATGCATAAAGTCGATACCTGAAAAGAAAGTGGATCGATGCAGGTAGGCTTGAGTCTTTGTAAGTACCTGAGTTCAATGTTTAACAACATTAGTGAGTAATCCACCGGTCACTTGTCATCGGAATGTGCAACTTGTAAAACCTGAATGTCCCCGGCATTGAGAATCTGTCTGGGATGGGATTGGATGTCCTCGTACGCGGGTGGTGGCAtctctgggctttgactggacAGAGGAATCCGGTGACAGAAATCTGATTGGTCGTGAACTAATGATGGACCAGGGGCCTCCTGGGCCAAAAGGAGCTGGGCGGGCCCTCCGCATGGTGGCAGACGCTGGCCCCAGCTTCCGTAGATGGCCTCCTCATAGGtgggcagagagacaggtagaccATCCACCATCAGATCCACCTGGTCAGAGGAGCACCGGCTGAACAAGAGAAGGGACGATCAGATCTCCTCAGAGACAAAACTCCCACACAGGCAGATGTCATGTGAATATATCGTAGCTGTGTGACTGTAGAAGAGAGAAAGATCGAGCTTTGGACTTACCTGTGTGAGTGACAGGGATAAAGGCGGGACTTAATCACCATGCAGGCTGTGGTGGTGAGGAGAAATATGGAAACACCCACGGCCGTCGTGGCAACGCTAGGGAGAGACTGGGATCCCCGGTCCTCATTATTAACATGCCTGTCTGATAGAAAACACACAATCAACACACACCCATCAATTCCCTACAACACGCATTACCTCAGAAAAACACTACTGTCACATATCAACACCAATACAACATAGCTCTCAAATACTTCAGCCAATGTGGTTTCATATACCCATGACACAGTGCATCTCTATTAGGTTACATTTtacagaggaaacagacaggTTAGTTTGGTGACATCGCTAACTTCCCGTTCCTCTGTGCTGGTTTCCTGCCATGATGCGGAGAGGGCCAAAAGAGGAAGCGATTGCCTCAGCTATTTGACTCTAAAGTAggacattaaaatgtgtgtgcgtggtcGGTTTCTGCGTCTCTCATTAGGTATGTCAGTGAAGAAAATAACACTGTTCTCTGGAACTTTGGACCACCGCAATCCAGAGACAGCAGGTAAGACAGCATAGTTAAacatcataacacacacacacacacacacacacatacacaggtccGGTCCAGTCTCTAGTGCCACTTCAGACCTACGTAGGCTTTACTCTTTAGCATATCTGCAACAGTCCTGCTTTCACAAGGGTTACAGCTTCAAAATCTACAGGTACGCCGTTGCACAGTGGATCAAGAGAATGCATTCACTGGGCTCTTCCACATCCAATAAGaggaagtgtgtatgtgtgtgtgtgtgtatgtggacgggggggggggtggtcctAACAACACTACTGATCTGCTTATGAGACGATAACACCTTGTTTTAAAATGCAGCCCTGGTTTCTGACCGTTTTGTGCATTCCAGTTGTGGCCCCGATTTCAAGGCAGACGTGGACGCTTACAGGGTTACATTGTTAACCCGAATGCAATCAGCGTAAGCCAACGAGACCAGCATAGACGACACGCGTGTTGGGGCCGGGTTGTGAGCCGGGGCTACACAGCGGTGACTCGGCTCCCCGGTGCTCACCTCGCGTGGGCAGACAGGGGGGCGCGCTGGGCTTCCACTCTCCGTAGACGCAGCGTGACCTGTGCAACCGCAGCGGCATCGAGTAGCCAGGCTCGCAGAAGTACTGGATGGAGCTCTTATGGGGGAAGCCTCGACACGGGGTGGGGTCACAGCGGAAGCCCCCATGCTCTGGCACCAGAGGGTGGGTGCAGTTCGTTGGCCTGCCTGTAGGGGGAGACATGGGGTCCAGGGGTTAAACCACATTATTGTTGAACATAACCCGCTGGTATTTTGCTGTGTTTCTAAGCTCTGTGATTCACATTGAAAAGGGTAACAAGCCTTTGTTAGACAGTATTGGATAGTTTGGGTGGCATAATGTGAAAGGAGGGTTCAGTCCCACAGCATTTatatttagtctttttttttgcatattttttgtagtaGGACAGTGAGAAGGGGTGTGCTGGAAGAGCAGTGGACCTCTAGGCCACCCCAGACCACAAAAGGGATTGTTTTAACCGGCGATGAGCCCGGCTGCTGTGACGCAGGTGTCAGGGAGGGAGGACCATACCTGTGGTGAAGTCTGGAAGGGCCACAATTAGAAAGAGCCCGTAACCCAGAGTAAGGTGTCCACACAGCCATAGAGGCAACACCCTCGCAGACATCAAAACAGACTTCCTGCAGGCACAATAAACAAGAGGATTTAGTGTACGTCACGCAAAAGTAAAATGCACAAACAAGTCCAGATACAAcagtgtttgaatccagctcaAAGACACACGCAGGTGCACACACGGGTCAGTGCCAGTCATCTCTGGAGCAGCAGGGAAGTTCCCTGCCAACACccgccctcacacacacatcacccagACACGGAGATGTTACCACAATGTAGGTGGGTGGCATTTACCTATCATCGCCATCTCATTAAAAGAGCAATTCTGGGCCGTGAAAGCTGTGAGGTATATGCCATTACATTTCTCCAGCACCATAAAAAAAAGCGCACATTTTCAATGCAAAACTACTATCTGCGAACCGTTACATAATTAATAGGGGGAAAAAATCGCAAATTTCGACGCATTCAGTCTTTGCCATTGATCCGTATGATGCTAAATAACTAGTTTGTATGAATTAGGTAACCGTTTTCTGTGAGCCTGTAAAAATCCATGGTTGAATTTCATTGGTGATTTGCTACTTTGCACTCTATTTTAACTGTCGAACTACTTAGTTATGCTGTATGATATATTATATGTTATTCTAAGTGTCATGCATCAATGGAAGTGATACGTAGTGAACCCCTGCATGCTATACCACTTATCCCTGAGGATGACATTGATTTAGGCTATATGCCGGTAACTCCCATCCCATTTAAGTCAGTGAGGTACACTCTTCAATGGGCATTTTGTGGGTCCCATCAAAATACATCCAGTCACAAATTAGAAGGAAAGCTCGTAAATGCGTTCAGGGGCATGGTAACTAAAGGCTATTTTGTTCTTCAAAAGAATAGTAAAATGTCTGCGAAATAGTTCATGGAACGTTCATGAGAAGCCGACTAAAGAGCATACCAGCGCTCGCTGAACATAAATGCGCAACAGCGATGTGAATGTAGGGGCGCATACACAGAAATCACCAGATAACCAAATATTACACACAAATGTCTAAGCCCACAAATTTATGGAATATTCATTTGGCTTTTGTATCTAATAGGTCTCATGAAAAATCCCATAACATCAAGaggttataaaataattttaagagACAAACAGTTTATTCTGGCGAATGATATCCTACTAGCCAATTAacttgaatattttatttttaaactgtttATATTATACTGAACACTTCACATGCCCAGGAAAGTAAGAGAAAAACTGTCCACTATAAGCTCACCTGTGGAATCTAGATTACGTATAGGAATATTCGGTCCAGCGATGTGTCCAATAAGGAGGGAAAAAAGCGCTTCTCGGTATATTAGATTTTCCAACTTCTCGAGATTCGGCAAATATCTGTCAAATGAATGCGCATATATTAAACAAATGGATCTTTTTCAGAGACTCTAAAACTTGAGTCATCGCTCAGCTGTGTTGACAGGAACAGCGAGCAGTCTCTCATAGGCTCCAGACATTGCGCGCTAGTGACATTCTAACCACTGGGTACCCACACAAACCACGCCCTTCAAAACGTCGACCGGACCCGTCACATTCTGGAAATTCATGTCACAGTTCACAGAACTGTAAGCTCAGCTGTCATTTTTTGGACTACGCCTTTGCCTATCACAAATACTCTGAAAACGAAACTGTCGCCACCAAGTAGTCAACAACAAGCTTACCCACTGAGATGTAAGGCCAGAGGATACAGATTTTGGTCTGGTATAACCGGATGGTTAGTGCTAAAAATGAATGCCGAAAGTGTGCAAATGCTACATTTTATCACTTCCGGTGGTAGATTACATTGTCTCGCAAGAATATTCACTGCCCATGatcttttttcacattttgtgtgtAACAAAACGTATTTAATTATGGGTTTTGCCAAtgatcagtaaaaaaaaatgcataatgTTAAAGTGACAAGTAAAATCTTAAATGTTGTTGtacaacacaaaacagaaaataatctattgcataagtattcaatccCTCTGGTCTTTTTTGGATAAGTCTATACCAACTTGTAATATCTGCACACTGCAATTTTCTCACATTCTTTGGTTCAAGTTGGATAATACAACAGCAACAATTTTCACccctttccacatattctcaatcgGAAGTAGGTCCCGGCTTTAACTGGGCCGCTCAAGGACATACACAGACCTGCCCATAAGCTactccagcgttgtcttggctgcgtgttttgctctgttcatcccgTATGCTGCTGAGAAGCGTCGGCACTTTTTATAACTAGTTAACTCTCTCCGCCGTTTCCTTCTGCATTTGTTGCTAATATGATTCCCCACAACAACACAGCACATGCAGGACACTTGCCCACATGATGAAGCATGTATTTAACATACCAAAAACTGCAACACATTACTGCCCTTTGGCTTGGCAGGTCAGCCCAGACCAACGCCTCAACAAAATCCTCTCCCTGAAATCTGTGGAGAATTTGTCAGACTTCCTGGTTTGGTTTCCTGCATTGACcatgaagtgtgggaccttgtATAAACGCGTGCCTTTCTacatcatgtccaatcaacttaATTCGCTAAGTTCAAGAGAAATCaaggaaaggaaaataaaagcaAATGGTGTAAATTAAATGgacaaatgtttataaaaaatttgCGTCATTATAGTGTACTGTGTGTGGATTGACagcaaaatgtacattgtaataataaattacaaaccTATAAAGCAAATTGAGTGAAGTGGTGTGAATACTTTCCATAGCCACTATCTCTTAGTTTCCTCCCTCATCACCTGTTATGGCTATGCCCGATGTTTCAGCCCTGTCTTCTGTAACAGGCAGCCCTGAAACCATGTCCAGCGAAACATGTCACTAAAGATGCTTATTGTACTGTGAATGCAAGGCATTCCATATGGATCACAGATAAAGCCACACATCTATTTATTTAAGAAATTCCAAGGATATTTTTGGAAATAGAAGATTGGGTCTCTAGATACTTTACAGTCAAGGAGTAAAATGTCCTTAGaaaaatattacacaaatgctattgatagaaaacattttaagtggtAGTATTAACAGtcacaaaatgacaatattaCACAAATCTTAAATTTGAGAGAAACTGTATTTGCAAAACAAATTTTGCAGAGATCTGCAAATAAGGGTAAATCTGAAAATGCAGGGTGGTCTGGAGTTGGGTACAGAAAAACTGTCAACTATCAGAAACATAACAATACTGATGCATAAATGATTTAGCGCATAAGAAAGTTAGAACAATACAACGGTGTTTGAGGAATTCATTTACACATAAATATTTTTCCAAGTAGGCCAGTCAGTAGTCTTCACAGCTCCTAATTGGATTTCAGCATCCTCTCAATCAAACACAAACCAGCAAGAACAATGAGTTTCCTCTGAGGCACTAAAGACTCCTGGAGATGAACATTCGCAATTAACAGTCATTGTAAAACCAGGGAATAATATTAAAGTTCCTGTTCTGAACAATAAGGCATTAAAAGTCTAAAGTAAAATGAGATCGCTGGGCAAAACACGTTTAATTCACTAACCAGTTGCACCAATGTCTGATAGAGCACCTATCAGCATCAGCTACTGCTACAACGTGTAAATGTTGGTccatttcacagatgagagaTTAACAGAATCTATGAAATCCCAGGGAAATGTTATACTTGGCAACAATTCCTTGcttgaatgaaataaaatgcaaagaaaattgGATTAGGGTGGATTCTCTTAAATGTTTGGCATTCATCATTATGAAGTAtttgaaaaaaatttaaataaatgagcCCTCCCTTCAGAGTAGTAATTAGTTACATAATTTAGTAAAAATATAGTATGCAAAGATGGGTTTTAATGAGAATCATTGCAAAATGTGTTGTTAAAGTGATACACAACTAGTTATAAAACTGAGCAATGAAAAGAGATCAGTTTCGAATTTTGttgcataaacacacagtgaATGTACTCCTTGATTGTCCTCCTTTCATCCCATCTTTTTACCATTTTACTAAACTGGAAGaattatacatacatatacacactttttttgtttttacaaaagaaCAGGGTATAGCCAGATCCCATCTTATCCAGGCTTGCCAATCATCTGCCACTTTTAACAGACTTCCATTCGTCTTTTGGGAATATATATAACACAGTCTCACATCTCAAATCATCTGTAAAAAGTAGTGAAAAGGTGaatgatgaaaaataatatgattataaaacaaatctattttaaatactctaaacaaacattttagtgtaactttgaaaagaaaaaaaaagttattaacCTGTGACACTCCAACTCTACTTCTAAATACACTATTTCACAATGTAGTGAGAGTATCTACCTGTGGGGGACTGGGTATGATCTCCCCACTGCCTCTTTGCCTACCATCTGCTGTGCACTAAGGCCACATGGTCTTTGGTTGCTCTGTAGGGTTCATGTACAAGTGACTCACTACTCCACAAGAAGAGGGGGAGCAAATGGACTAGATTGAAGGGTGTGTGGAAGACAGCGCTAAATGTTCACCAccgtgtgtatctgtgtttcagtgtttctgCCATAGAGTTCCGGTCATTGCTACATTGTGGACACACGCTCAGTTCTAGCAGCACTTAATTTAGCCAAGCAGATTTTCacctagtttttttttttcttcccatgtTCTCATAAGCCTAAAGACAGCTTGTGGTTCAGCACTACATTCACATAGTCCAGACTCAATCAACTACCACGTCAGGCTAGAAGAAATGCAACATGACTAAAATTTAAACAAGttgatggggagggggggttagtGTCAGCCCCTAAAATGGTGCTTTGAAGGTCACTTCAGCATGACGCTATAAAACGCAGGTAGAGTAAAAGAAACAATTGTTCATCTTGAAAATGTTTAACCGTAACTGTTCTATAAATTGGAATCAACCAGGAGTGCAGCTTCTATCTCAACAGTGCTTCAACTTCTCTCActgtaccccccccccgcccaaaaaactaaaatcacaTCATACAGAAAACAAAGCAGAAATCTCTGTTTAACATACACAAGGGGAAAACAAAGGGGAAGAATGAGTAGaataagataaaaaataaacaaacaacaactccAGTGTTTAACCTTCGCTTAGTGTTTGAAACAGGAACCTAGTGtttattgtcattttaaaatacttCTATGCATCCTGCTGTAAGAGAAAAGCACGGTTCCACTTCAGTAGTAGTTTATGACGTCTGGTTTATTGGAATGCTGTTGAGTCTGGGCCATGTAGTGAGTGGCTTCTCCTGTAGTGAGGACACGCTGGGCCCCATGGGGCACAAGGACCCCACAGGACATTCCAAGCATCAGTCTCCGCCAAAAAGCTTTCAAATCCTTACGGCGCCCAAATGCTCTTGTCCTCGGTGAAAAGAAACAGACACCGTTTCTATTAGCTTCAAAAGTttctttaaaacacaaaaatgcttGACCATTTTAAAAAACGCTCCGGACGAGCATGTGCGCGAGACGGGAGCTGGGGGGTCGGGGGTCCACGAGACACTTCCGCGTAGTGgaagctggggggggggggggcgcgttCCCTCGCTCTCATCTCATGCGGTTCTGCCTCATAAGAGGCACTATGCAGGAGGGCGGTCCAGCCTTGCTCAAGAAGGGGTGCTTGAGCAGCTCATTGGCTGTGGCCCTCTGGGTGGGGTCTCGCACCAGCAATTTGTCCAGGAAGCCCTTAAGGAGAGGCGAAACCTGCAAGCAAGTCAAAGCGCAAGGATTAGGTTCAAAATGTCCAATAACCGGGAACTGGTTAACCATGTGGGGACCTGGTATGAGGGACTATTTCCAGCGTGCCTGGTACCTTGTGTAGGTTCTTGAGTTTGGGTGGTAAGTTGTCACGGATCATCTTCATAGCTTTGAGGGGGGGCTCGTTGAAGTACGGGGGTTCTCCGTCCACCATCTCGATCACCATCACCCCTAAGGACCAAATGTCAACCTAATGGGAAGAATATcgcacgcacacagagagaTTAGCAATCGTTTAAAAGTATCACCCACGGACTCACATAAGGAACCACAGGCTGGACCTTACCTCAGGCCCGTAGGGGAGTCGTGATATGAGCTCCGGGGCCATCCAGTAGGGGGTGCCCACTAAGGATTTGCGCCGCTGGACCTCTTTAGACACCTGGGCGCAGAAGCCGAAGTCTGACAGCTTCACCTGTGGGGTCCCATAGGATTTGGTCAAAGACACGCTGGGATTCACCCATGCAGGTCACGGCTGGTGCTAAGATCCTCTGAGGAACTGTcaatcaaacctctccacctgACATGGAGGTGTGGTGTGTTACAGGCTGCCAGGGACTGTcaatcaaacctctccacctgACATGGAGGTGTGGTGTGTTACAGGCTGCCAGGGACTGTcaatcaaacctctccacctgACATGGAGGTGTGGTGTGTTACAGGCTGCCAGGGACTGTcaatcaaacctctccacctgACATGGAGGTGTGGTGTGTTACAGGCTGCCAGGGACTGTcaatcaaacctctccacctgACATggaggtgtgtggtgtgttacaGGCTGCCAGGGACTGTcaatcaaacctctccacctgACATGGAGGTGTGGTGTGTTACAGGCTGCCAGGGACTGTcaatcaaacctctccacctgACATggaggtgtgtggtgtgttacaGGCTGCCAGGGACTGTcaatcaaacctctccacctgACATGGAGGTGTGTGGTGTTACATGCTGCCAGGCGTAATCCTGTGTCTGTGTAGAAATTACAAACCGCTGTCCAGCAATGTCCTGCTTTACAGTACTACGCGACAGTGCAGGA
The sequence above is a segment of the Esox lucius isolate fEsoLuc1 chromosome 1, fEsoLuc1.pri, whole genome shotgun sequence genome. Coding sequences within it:
- the zgc:152863 gene encoding sushi domain-containing protein 6 isoform X2 translates to MSARVLPLWLCGHLTLGYGLFLIVALPDFTTGRPTNCTHPLVPEHGGFRCDPTPCRGFPHKSSIQYFCEPGYSMPLRLHRSRCVYGEWKPSAPPCLPTRDRHVNNEDRGSQSLPSVATTAVGVSIFLLTTTACMVIKSRLYPCHSHSRCSSDQVDLMVDGLPVSLPTYEEAIYGSWGQRLPPCGGPAQLLLAQEAPGPSLVHDQSDFCHRIPLSSQSPEMPPPAYEDIQSHPRQILNAGDIQVLQVAHSDDK
- the zgc:152863 gene encoding sushi domain-containing protein 6 isoform X1 — translated: MGRKSVLMSARVLPLWLCGHLTLGYGLFLIVALPDFTTGRPTNCTHPLVPEHGGFRCDPTPCRGFPHKSSIQYFCEPGYSMPLRLHRSRCVYGEWKPSAPPCLPTRDRHVNNEDRGSQSLPSVATTAVGVSIFLLTTTACMVIKSRLYPCHSHSRCSSDQVDLMVDGLPVSLPTYEEAIYGSWGQRLPPCGGPAQLLLAQEAPGPSLVHDQSDFCHRIPLSSQSPEMPPPAYEDIQSHPRQILNAGDIQVLQVAHSDDK